CCCCGGAACCGAAGCTGCGCGGAGACGGCCATGGATCATCTTTGGCGGGCGTCTGCCACGACGTCAAGACGCACCGACCGGACGACGATCCCGGTAGCCATCCCCGTACTTCTACGGATGCCCGCCCCGTGACCGGCCCCCGATCCTGGTCACGCCCGCCCGCCGGTGCGGCACAGGCAACGGGCTGCCGGGCCGCCGACATGACGGACGGCCGAGCGGATGGAGGGAAAGAAGGCCATGCTCACGCCGTTCGACGACTATCCGATCCATCAGAGCGCGCTGCCGGTCGCGCACGCCGGCGGTGGGCATCCCGACCACTACGACCGGTTCTGGTTCAACGGCTATGACGAGGACGTCTACTTCGCGCTCGCGTTCGGGCTGTACCCGAACCGCGGCACGATCGACGGTGCGTTCAGCGTCGTCCATCAGGATGTGCAGCGCTCGGTCTTCGCCTCGGGACGCATCCCGCTGGACCGCACCCGCACCAGCATCGGCCCGGTCACGGTCGAGATCGTGGAACCGCTGCGGGTGAACCGGATCATCGTCGACGCACCGGAGCACGGCCTCGCCGCCGAGCTCACCGCCACCGCCCGTACCCCCGCGCACGAGGAGCCCCGGGCCACCCAGTACGACGGCCCGACGCTGCTCACCGACTCCACCCGGGCCACCCAGATGGTCACCTGGAGCGGGTGGGTGGAGTCCGGCGGCGAGCGCATCGAGATCACCCCGGGCACCTACGGCACCAAGGACCGTTCGTGGGGGATCCGCGGTGTGGGCGAACGGACCCCCGCGGCGCCCCGCACCGCGCTGCCGCAGGTGTTCTTCCTGTGGGCCCCGCTGAACTTCGCCGACCGCGCCCTGCACTACGTCGTCATGGAGGACGAGACGGGCCGGCCGTGGCTGGAGCGGACCGCCGTCCTGCCCGTTCTCGGCGACGGCGATCCGGTGTTCGGGCCCGACACCGGCATCAGCTGGCTGCACGGGGTACGCCACCAGGTGCGCTGGGCACCCGGCCTGCGCCGCTCCGACAGCGCCACGCTCCTGCTCGGCCCGGACGAGACGGTGGAGCTCGAACCGATACGCACCTTCCGCATGAAGGGCGTCGGCTACCTGCACCCGCACTGGAAGCACGGCCGCTGGCACGACGAACTCGCCGTCGGCGGCGAGGTCCACAAGGTCGCCGAGCTCGACACACTCGCACCCGAATGCGTGCACGTCCAGCAGGTGGTGCGCGCGACCTGGGGCGAGCGGGTCGGCCTCGGCGTCCTCGAACAGCTCGTCATCGGCCCCTACGCGCCGGGCGGCTTCCAGAGCATGCTCGACGGCGCCCCGGGCTGAGCCGACCGGCGAGCAGCGGCACACTTCAGTAGCTTCGAGGGATTCTGACAATGCCTGTAGAACCGGCCAGGGTGCATGGATGGGGTGACGGCAGGCCCTGCCGGCCATGGTGCTAAAGGCGGGCCAGCAGTTCGGCCTTCTTCGCGGTGAATTCATCGTCCGAGAGAACGCCGCGGCGGTGCAGGTCGCTCACTTTCTCGATTGCCGCCAGAATCGCGTCCGAGTCGGTGCCACCGACGGGTGCCGGGGCGGGCTCGGACGGGTTCACGGCCGGGGCTGGCGGCTGCGGCGCCGGGCTCACAAGCGGCAGGCTTTCCACGGGGAACGTGCCGTGCTGGCTGGAGAAGGTCAGTGTCCCGAGCCGGCCCCCCTGTTGCTGCTGGACGCCGGCGATGCGGTGGTCGAGGGTGTCGTAGACGCGGACGTCGCCGTCGCCGCCGCGCACTGCCAGCCGCCGCCCGGCCGGGAAGACGGCGTATCGGGATTCGTTCTGGCTGCCGGTCGAGCTGGGCTGGCCCAGGTCACCGGGCCACCAGTTGTTCAGGTTCGCCGGGTGGGTCGCGCCAGGCTGCCCGCCCGCGGCCGGCGGCGAGGCGGGCGCATACAACTGCGTCGAGGCCAGCAGGCTGGAAAGCTCCGCGGCGAGGCCGCTGACCGTCGCCTGCAGGC
The Parafrankia irregularis genome window above contains:
- a CDS encoding SHOCT domain-containing protein; this translates as MGRLNGQGEQAIADLARRYGVSTDAVRTLLDAVRLGGGTQAQFSHPELGGGGQWMAGGMTMVGDMFNHGLQATVSGLAAELSSLLASTQLYAPASPPAAGGQPGATHPANLNNWWPGDLGQPSSTGSQNESRYAVFPAGRRLAVRGGDGDVRVYDTLDHRIAGVQQQQGGRLGTLTFSSQHGTFPVESLPLVSPAPQPPAPAVNPSEPAPAPVGGTDSDAILAAIEKVSDLHRRGVLSDDEFTAKKAELLARL